The Natrinema caseinilyticum sequence GGGTCGGCATCCGACGCGTATCCGGGTCCTACAAGCACTCCAAAGGGGGAACCTCTGCATCCCCGATCTCGCGGAGAAGTCGAACGTAACTCGCCAAACTACCTATCGAGCTGTTGCGCCACTCGACGAAGCGGGACTCGTTCGCGAGCGGAACGACTGCTTTACATTGACCTGCTCTGGATCGAGGATGCTGCAGGCATACTCCCAACTCGATGAGGAGGTTACGGTCGACTCGCTCGCCCGCCTCGCACGCTCACCACACCAACAGTGGCTGCTTCGAGCTCTCGAAACGGAGCCAATGAGAAAGTGTACTCTCGTCGAGCGCGCCCGAAATGAGGGTGGGCCCTCCCGAACGACGATTCACCGAATGATCACCCGCTTGCAGGGAGACGGCTACGTCGATCTGCGAGCAGGCATCTACGAACTATCCGAAACGGGTGAGTTACTCCAAGAGTCATTCGAACAGCTTCACGAAATCGCCGCAGGAGCCATTGAAAACCGGAGCTTCGTTCGCTGGCTGCCCGCTGAACTCGATTCGCTCCCACTCGAAGCCTTCGAAAATTCCGAGCTTATCCACAATACTCCGGACCAACCTCACAACGTCCTGAACGCGTTCGTCAGTGGTGCTGGAATCGATTTAGAAGCGTTCCGTGGCATGGGAGCCATTCGGAGCCCAGCACTTGATCAGGCGTATCGCCCGGTCGTGAAGCACACTCCCAGCGTCACCGTCGTATTCACTGACGAGGTCCTCTTCCAATTCCACAACGACCATCAGTTCGTCGACTATGCTGCTCAAGTCGATTTTTCTGCGTATCTCGAGGATGGCTTCATCAGACAGGATGCACGACTGTTGTTCGTTCCCGGGCCGATTCCGCTTCACCTTGCGATATACGACGATTCGCGCGTGATCATGGCGCCAGCCCCATCGACTGGAGTTACGGAGGCCGAATCAACGGCTCTCGAATCATCCGACTCCTGTATCGTCGAATGGGCGCTAGACCTCTTCAACGAACACCTGGAAGATGCTCGACCGCCAATCCGGGTGTTTCAGGAACACGCAGCAACCGTCATCAGAGAGAAGCACGGACACGAACGCCAGCTTCAATTCTCGAGACCACAGCAGAGGGCCAGATGATCTGCAGGAGAGGATTGTTCCACAACTCGTTACACTGTCTGTGGAGTTGCTCTATTTAGCGTTGCTCGCGTCTGAACCTTCATGGCCGAAAGACAATCGCAATCTAACACGGCCACTAACGATGGTCCCCCAGCAGTCGAGAACGAACCTCATCCAGGACCAACGCGTCAGGATGGAAGTCACGACTCCGCCACCAAGGAAGAGTGGTATAGCGTGACGTTCTCGGTGCCGTGGATCGTCCGTGGGGCAGATACGGGACAGGATGCGATCAATATCGCAGTTAGTGAAGTTGGCAAGCGCATCACCTCCGCCGGCGATCGAACGAGGAACTGCAATATCAACGTCCAGAGCTTGGGGTGTAACAACTGTAACAGCAGGACAGACGCCCTGCTCTTGGTCTCAAATACTGCTCTCGTCGGTCTCCTCGTGACTCTCGAGATCAAAGCTGCGTCTGACGAGGAGGCTGAGCGAATTGCTCGAAGAGAGATTGGACCTCACTTGGAAGACACACCACTCACCTCGGTCGACATCTCACGGATGTAGCGTCCCAACTGATTTCCAACGATAGTTGCGTTAGAAACGTTATTAGCGTTATTAACGCTAACAATGTTACCATCATTTCTAATGCTACCAGTATTAGAATCAGAGATTATCCACACTACAGAGGATGGTCATAGGACC is a genomic window containing:
- a CDS encoding DUF555 domain-containing protein — its product is MAERQSQSNTATNDGPPAVENEPHPGPTRQDGSHDSATKEEWYSVTFSVPWIVRGADTGQDAINIAVSEVGKRITSAGDRTRNCNINVQSLGCNNCNSRTDALLLVSNTALVGLLVTLEIKAASDEEAERIARREIGPHLEDTPLTSVDISRM